A region of Flavobacterium indicum GPTSA100-9 = DSM 17447 DNA encodes the following proteins:
- the dnaN gene encoding DNA polymerase III subunit beta, with the protein MNFIVSSSYLLKQLQVLGSVINSSNTLPILDNFLFELDNNQLKVSASDLETTMSATLEIESNSTGSVAIPAKLLLDILKTFPEQPLTFTVEDNNTVEISSNSGKYAIAYAAGEEFPKAVVLEDPSSTIIPAEVLANAVGKTIFATGNDDLRPVMSGVFFQFSTEGLIFVATDAHKLVKYARTDVKASQSAEFIMPKKPLNILKGILAASDAEVKVEYNDSNATFSFDNYVLTCRLIDGKYPNYEAVIPKENPNKLIIGRTQFLNSVRRVAIFANKTTHQIRLKIAGTELNISAEDIDYSNKADERLTCDYQGDDMQIGFNSRFLQEMLNNLSSDEIQLEMSLPNRAGILTPIDGLDEGETVTMLVMPVMLNN; encoded by the coding sequence ATGAATTTTATTGTATCTAGCTCTTATTTACTAAAACAATTACAAGTTTTAGGAAGTGTGATTAACTCAAGTAATACCTTACCTATTCTTGATAATTTCTTATTTGAATTAGATAATAATCAGTTAAAAGTTTCGGCTTCTGACTTAGAAACGACAATGTCGGCCACGTTAGAAATTGAATCGAATAGCACGGGAAGTGTAGCTATACCAGCTAAATTATTATTAGACATTTTAAAAACTTTCCCTGAGCAACCTTTAACGTTCACTGTAGAAGATAACAATACTGTCGAAATCAGTTCTAACTCAGGTAAATATGCCATTGCGTATGCTGCTGGAGAAGAATTTCCTAAGGCTGTAGTTTTAGAAGACCCTTCATCAACTATTATTCCGGCTGAAGTGTTAGCTAACGCGGTTGGAAAAACCATATTTGCTACAGGAAACGACGATTTAAGACCGGTAATGAGTGGCGTTTTCTTCCAATTCTCAACAGAAGGATTAATTTTTGTTGCAACTGATGCACATAAATTAGTGAAATATGCTAGAACCGATGTAAAAGCGTCGCAATCGGCTGAGTTCATTATGCCTAAAAAACCATTGAATATCTTAAAAGGAATTTTAGCAGCTTCTGATGCAGAAGTAAAAGTAGAATACAACGATTCGAATGCGACTTTCTCGTTTGATAATTATGTATTAACGTGTCGTTTAATCGATGGTAAATACCCAAATTATGAAGCGGTAATCCCTAAAGAAAACCCGAATAAATTAATTATAGGTAGAACTCAGTTTTTAAACTCAGTACGTCGTGTGGCAATTTTTGCTAATAAAACAACACACCAAATCCGTTTAAAAATTGCTGGAACAGAATTAAACATTTCTGCCGAAGATATCGACTACTCAAACAAAGCAGATGAGCGTTTAACGTGTGATTACCAAGGCGATGACATGCAAATTGGATTCAACTCACGTTTTTTACAAGAGATGTTAAACAACTTAAGCAGCGATGAAATTCAATTAGAAATGTCGTTACCTAACCGTGCGGGTATTTTAACCCCTATTGATGGATTAGACGAAGGCGAAACAGTTACTATGCTTGTTATGCCTGTAATGCTTAACAATTAA
- the gldG gene encoding gliding motility-associated ABC transporter substrate-binding protein GldG: MKQSKKNNLKQLGLLAAGLFLLNFASHYIYKRFDLTQDQRYTLSETTKNIIDGVDSPLIIDVFLEGNFPGEFKKLQAETRQLLEEFSAYNSNITFQFVNPIEKEEERVATMKKFYDKGMLPINVTLEEKGKQTQEVVFPWALANYGDKGAKVQLLKNMMGASTEQKVVSSVQHLEYAFADAINKVSKEKQKKIAVIKGNGELEDMFIADFLKSVRENYYIGPITLDSVAKQPNETLKALKEYDLAIIAKPTEKFSDEEKQVLDQFIMKGGKTLWLVEPVQAELDSLYNASGSTLAVNRDLNLTDMFFKYGLRINPQIIKDEQGAPIVLYSGNQGSESQKEQYPWRFSPFVYSTSTHPIAKNIEGVKFEFASPIELLNGGVKKTVLLESSQFSKTIGLPFPINLGMVTEETSPKDYTNGGFIPLAVLLEGSFTSMYKNRVLPFKEADYKDHSAPTKMIVISDGDVIKNQLDRGMPLELGFDKWTNLMFGNKEFMLNSVNYLLDDTGLINIRSKEIRLPMLDKQKVYDNYTFTQMLTVALPIVILAAFGFVFTYLRKKKYSK; this comes from the coding sequence ATGAAACAGTCAAAGAAAAATAATTTAAAACAATTAGGACTTTTAGCGGCTGGATTATTCCTTTTAAACTTCGCTAGCCATTATATTTACAAACGTTTTGATTTAACGCAAGACCAACGCTATACCTTATCTGAAACGACCAAAAACATTATTGATGGCGTGGACAGTCCTTTAATCATTGATGTGTTTTTAGAAGGTAATTTCCCTGGTGAATTCAAAAAACTACAAGCCGAAACACGACAGTTGTTAGAAGAATTTAGTGCCTACAACTCCAACATCACTTTTCAATTTGTCAATCCGATTGAAAAAGAAGAAGAACGCGTAGCTACCATGAAAAAGTTCTACGACAAAGGTATGTTACCAATTAACGTAACTTTAGAAGAAAAAGGAAAACAAACCCAAGAAGTGGTTTTCCCATGGGCCTTGGCGAATTATGGCGACAAAGGTGCTAAAGTACAACTGTTGAAAAACATGATGGGGGCTTCTACGGAACAAAAAGTGGTGAGTTCCGTGCAACATTTAGAATATGCGTTTGCAGACGCCATTAATAAAGTATCCAAAGAAAAGCAAAAGAAAATTGCAGTTATTAAAGGTAATGGTGAGCTGGAAGATATGTTTATTGCTGATTTCTTAAAATCGGTACGTGAGAATTATTACATCGGACCCATCACATTAGATTCGGTTGCCAAACAACCGAATGAAACACTAAAAGCCTTAAAAGAATACGACTTAGCGATTATTGCTAAACCTACGGAGAAATTCTCTGATGAAGAAAAACAAGTGTTGGATCAATTCATCATGAAAGGGGGTAAAACTTTATGGTTGGTAGAACCGGTACAAGCGGAATTGGACAGTTTATACAACGCTTCGGGAAGTACTTTAGCCGTGAATCGTGATTTGAATTTAACCGATATGTTCTTTAAATACGGATTGAGAATTAACCCACAAATCATCAAAGACGAACAAGGTGCTCCGATTGTTTTATACTCAGGAAATCAAGGAAGTGAATCCCAAAAAGAACAATATCCATGGCGTTTTTCTCCTTTTGTTTATTCTACGTCAACCCATCCCATTGCTAAAAACATTGAAGGCGTGAAATTTGAATTTGCTTCTCCTATTGAATTGCTTAATGGAGGGGTTAAAAAAACAGTTCTATTAGAAAGTTCTCAATTTTCTAAAACCATTGGATTGCCTTTCCCAATTAATTTAGGAATGGTTACCGAAGAAACGTCTCCAAAAGACTATACAAATGGCGGATTTATTCCTTTAGCCGTTTTATTAGAAGGTTCATTTACGTCTATGTATAAAAATCGGGTTTTACCTTTTAAAGAAGCCGATTACAAAGACCACAGTGCACCTACGAAAATGATTGTTATTTCGGATGGAGATGTTATTAAAAACCAATTAGATAGAGGAATGCCGTTGGAATTAGGTTTTGATAAATGGACGAATTTAATGTTTGGAAACAAAGAATTTATGCTAAACAGTGTAAATTACTTGTTAGATGATACCGGACTTATTAACATTAGAAGTAAAGAAATTCGTTTGCCTATGCTAGACAAGCAAAAAGTATATGACAATTATACCTTTACTCAAATGCTAACTGTTGCATTACCAATAGTTATCTTAGCCGCATTCGGATTTGTATTTACCTATTTAAGAAAGAAAAAATACAGCAAATAG
- a CDS encoding phospholipase D-like domain-containing protein, whose amino-acid sequence MQTEAIFENIAERIIKEIDKAEDSIYIAVAWFTNKNIFNKLLIKSEKCKIQIIISNDEINNNSYVDFDLLTNKKASIYKVGNGDTELMHNKFCVIDYNTVITGSYNWSYKAENNFENIIIHSQDYELANQFVNEFKQIVKKYYPKTENINFDLSIDKIIKRLEIIKNLIVLEEVEEIDTNTKKLKELSINEDLESIFYSLTNKEYSTAIELIQKYISNFQQLIIWDDPEISSLKLEIKLLEHEINAFENEKFDIEKTINVFNHRHTLELGDLILEILNLKKTLFKDQKEKFKEAEEDFNNYNNYYKNEIQKEVFEITIEEKKELKRIYKNASILCHPDKFINEPIEIQQQAEELFKELNEANSKNDIKRVTEILENLKKGILQPNVSGKISDKERLRKTLIQLKNKLTQLEKNLKDLKESKTYQSIININDWDIYFEQNKELLQKELKDLKDGEQQINTFKQ is encoded by the coding sequence ATGCAAACAGAAGCTATTTTTGAAAACATTGCAGAAAGAATAATCAAAGAAATAGATAAAGCAGAAGATTCTATCTACATAGCTGTTGCGTGGTTTACTAACAAAAATATATTTAACAAACTGCTTATTAAATCTGAAAAATGCAAAATTCAAATTATCATTTCAAATGATGAAATCAATAATAATTCATACGTAGATTTTGATTTATTAACTAATAAGAAAGCATCGATTTACAAAGTAGGAAACGGAGACACTGAATTAATGCACAATAAATTCTGTGTAATTGATTACAACACGGTTATTACAGGATCTTACAATTGGAGCTACAAGGCAGAAAATAATTTTGAAAACATCATTATTCACTCTCAAGATTATGAACTTGCAAATCAATTTGTAAATGAATTTAAGCAAATTGTAAAAAAATATTACCCAAAAACTGAAAATATAAATTTTGATTTATCCATTGATAAAATTATCAAACGATTAGAAATAATCAAAAATTTAATTGTTTTAGAGGAAGTTGAAGAAATAGATACTAACACAAAAAAATTAAAAGAGCTTTCAATTAATGAAGACTTAGAATCTATTTTTTATAGTTTAACCAATAAAGAATACTCAACAGCAATTGAATTAATTCAAAAATATATCTCAAACTTTCAACAATTAATAATTTGGGATGATCCCGAAATTTCAAGTTTAAAGTTAGAAATAAAACTTTTGGAGCATGAAATAAATGCTTTTGAAAATGAAAAATTTGATATAGAAAAAACAATTAATGTATTCAATCATCGTCATACCTTAGAATTAGGAGACCTTATTTTAGAAATATTAAATTTAAAAAAGACACTTTTTAAAGACCAAAAAGAAAAATTTAAAGAAGCAGAAGAAGATTTCAACAATTATAATAATTATTATAAAAACGAAATACAAAAAGAAGTTTTTGAAATAACTATTGAGGAAAAAAAAGAGTTAAAAAGGATTTACAAAAATGCTTCTATTTTATGTCATCCTGACAAGTTCATTAATGAACCTATTGAAATACAGCAACAAGCAGAGGAATTATTTAAAGAACTTAATGAAGCCAACAGTAAAAACGATATTAAACGGGTAACTGAAATTTTAGAAAATTTAAAAAAAGGAATTTTACAGCCAAATGTAAGTGGTAAAATCAGTGATAAAGAACGGTTAAGAAAAACTTTGATTCAACTAAAAAACAAACTGACTCAATTAGAGAAAAATTTAAAAGATCTAAAAGAAAGTAAAACATACCAAAGCATAATAAACATTAACGACTGGGATATTTATTTTGAACAAAATAAAGAATTATTACAAAAAGAACTAAAAGATTTGAAAGATGGAGAACAACAGATTAATACCTTTAAACAATAG